From Aristaeella lactis, the proteins below share one genomic window:
- a CDS encoding saccharopine dehydrogenase NADP-binding domain-containing protein, producing the protein MKALQTRLATVERNIKSQAITVMIIGLGSVGTYLLDYLVGSNDEAIRVVVVGRNRDKMEQNVNIVRVAALIRGRNKTRVDIQDGVDLEDIASIQAAIEKQKPDFIVNSSRAYPGLKYGSISWTNVRAYGIWTPLSIRFTKNVMEACNKADSDAIVINTSYSDAVIPWLKSAGKAYPDFGSGNLNHLIPRIKFAAAQMLDVKDFWNIDVAFAAGHFHDVCISKEGQTEGVELPLKIYYHGEEKTLDHQQIYSRCKIPMPVDAQRNMMNASSNYRIIDAIISAIRTGKEERIFSPGVFGEIGGYPVLIGCRDGKTDAWIDESVFTFDEMNRANRASMFLDGVEDVRDGTLFYTEQLIAKAKKAFGVELPKKVAFEDIEDVARFIIERIIKPQLGQ; encoded by the coding sequence ATGAAGGCATTGCAGACAAGGCTGGCAACGGTTGAGAGAAATATCAAAAGCCAGGCTATAACCGTGATGATTATTGGACTGGGAAGCGTTGGTACATATTTGCTGGATTATCTTGTGGGAAGCAACGATGAAGCTATCAGAGTAGTTGTTGTCGGACGGAACCGTGACAAAATGGAGCAGAACGTGAATATAGTTCGGGTTGCTGCTCTGATTCGTGGTCGGAACAAAACAAGAGTTGATATCCAGGATGGTGTGGATCTTGAGGATATTGCTTCTATTCAGGCAGCCATAGAAAAGCAAAAGCCGGATTTTATTGTGAATTCAAGCCGAGCTTATCCGGGATTGAAATACGGAAGTATCAGCTGGACCAATGTACGTGCTTACGGAATCTGGACGCCTCTTTCTATCCGCTTTACGAAAAATGTTATGGAAGCCTGCAATAAAGCAGACTCTGATGCTATTGTAATCAATACATCATATTCTGATGCTGTTATTCCATGGTTGAAAAGCGCGGGTAAAGCATATCCGGACTTTGGTTCCGGGAATCTGAATCATCTGATCCCTCGTATTAAATTTGCCGCAGCCCAAATGCTTGATGTGAAGGACTTCTGGAATATAGATGTTGCTTTTGCTGCAGGCCATTTCCATGATGTATGTATCAGCAAGGAAGGCCAGACGGAGGGGGTGGAGTTGCCGCTGAAGATTTATTACCACGGAGAAGAAAAGACATTGGATCATCAGCAGATCTACAGCCGCTGTAAAATTCCGATGCCTGTAGATGCACAGCGGAACATGATGAACGCCTCGAGTAATTACCGGATTATTGATGCAATCATATCAGCCATCCGCACCGGAAAAGAAGAGAGAATTTTTTCTCCTGGTGTCTTTGGTGAAATCGGTGGTTATCCTGTATTGATTGGTTGCCGGGATGGAAAGACAGATGCCTGGATAGATGAATCTGTCTTCACATTTGATGAAATGAACAGAGCCAACAGAGCATCCATGTTTTTGGATGGCGTGGAAGATGTCAGGGATGGAACACTTTTTTATACAGAACAATTGATTGCCAAAGCCAAAAAGGCTTTCGGAGTGGAACTTCCCAAAAAAGTCGCATTTGAGGATATTGAGGATGTTGCCAGATTTATTATTGAAAGGATTATAAAACCACAGTTGGGGCAATAA
- a CDS encoding LicD family protein: MEGMLTDFSRIYVDKENDAPLSQEEFRRLQLVELCILKEFDRICRKNQINYTISCGTLLGAVRHKGFIPWDDDADISMLREDYEKFRKVANQMDPDICFFQDHNTDPGYLWGYGKIRKTGTCHIRSGQEHINCKNGVYIDIFPLDGIPRSTVGQIMQDIHCFFVRKMLWARVGKETAKGLLKIWYKCVSHIPVEKIYQHLNKMIKKYNEKNPERVRLLMYPSFGKLYVKNTLKTRFGMPRKWYTDLIDYPFEDTVLRGMRDYDAAMKYMYDDYMTPPPEEKRIPKVSFSKIRF; the protein is encoded by the coding sequence ATGGAAGGAATGCTGACTGATTTTAGCAGAATCTATGTGGATAAGGAAAATGATGCGCCTTTATCCCAGGAGGAATTTAGAAGGCTGCAGCTGGTCGAATTATGTATCCTGAAGGAATTTGATCGGATATGCCGGAAAAACCAAATAAATTATACCATCAGTTGCGGCACCCTTCTGGGAGCTGTCAGACATAAGGGATTCATTCCGTGGGATGATGATGCGGATATTTCCATGTTGCGGGAAGACTATGAGAAGTTCCGTAAAGTAGCGAATCAGATGGATCCGGATATATGTTTTTTTCAGGATCATAATACGGATCCGGGATATCTTTGGGGTTATGGGAAAATCCGTAAAACAGGAACATGTCATATCCGTTCAGGGCAGGAACATATTAATTGCAAAAACGGAGTATATATTGATATATTTCCGCTGGATGGAATTCCGCGAAGCACGGTTGGACAGATTATGCAGGATATCCATTGTTTTTTTGTTCGTAAAATGCTGTGGGCCCGGGTCGGCAAGGAAACTGCTAAAGGATTGCTGAAAATATGGTATAAATGTGTTTCTCATATTCCCGTAGAAAAAATCTATCAGCATTTAAACAAAATGATCAAAAAGTATAACGAGAAAAACCCGGAAAGGGTAAGACTGCTTATGTATCCGTCATTTGGAAAGCTTTATGTAAAAAACACACTGAAAACCCGTTTTGGAATGCCAAGAAAATGGTATACAGATCTCATTGATTATCCTTTTGAAGATACTGTGCTTCGAGGAATGAGAGATTATGATGCTGCCATGAAATACATGTATGATGACTATATGACACCACCGCCGGAGGAAAAACGTATTCCCAAAGTATCATTTTCAAAAATCCGTTTTTAA
- a CDS encoding DUF6564 domain-containing protein, translating into MRAAIITVAGISSRFNEGIPEEQKILKAIYNEHNPQDTLLVHLIEKCAFADRIIIVGGYMFDQLQSFVSVNLQKSFPQLVLVRNDHYADLASGYSLYLGINKALDLGADELLFVEGDLDIDDESFKKIVDAEHTVLTYTTEPIYANKAVVLYKNEEDRFQYAFNSVHGLLRIDNAFSCILNSGQAWKFDNMEALKKANELFFSMKKDGTNLWIIQQYIDSVPSDTISLVKLERWTNCNTREDYNKILEGWRKK; encoded by the coding sequence ATGAGAGCAGCAATTATTACTGTGGCCGGAATATCCAGCAGATTCAATGAAGGAATTCCCGAAGAGCAGAAAATACTTAAGGCAATCTATAATGAACATAATCCACAAGACACACTTTTGGTTCACTTGATTGAAAAATGTGCTTTTGCTGATCGGATCATTATTGTTGGAGGATATATGTTTGATCAGCTGCAAAGCTTTGTATCTGTGAATCTGCAGAAAAGCTTTCCGCAGCTTGTTCTCGTCCGGAATGATCACTATGCGGATCTTGCTTCCGGTTATAGCCTTTATCTTGGAATTAACAAAGCGTTGGATCTTGGTGCAGATGAGCTGCTTTTTGTAGAAGGTGATCTGGATATCGATGACGAGTCCTTTAAAAAGATTGTGGATGCAGAACATACAGTATTAACGTACACAACTGAACCGATTTATGCTAACAAGGCAGTTGTTTTGTATAAAAATGAGGAGGATCGTTTTCAGTATGCATTCAACAGTGTCCATGGGTTGCTGCGTATTGATAATGCCTTTTCCTGTATTTTAAACTCTGGCCAAGCCTGGAAATTTGATAATATGGAAGCGCTTAAAAAAGCCAATGAATTGTTTTTCAGCATGAAAAAAGATGGCACAAATCTATGGATTATTCAGCAATACATAGACAGCGTGCCTTCGGATACTATCAGCTTGGTTAAGCTGGAAAGATGGACTAACTGTAATACCAGAGAAGATTACAATAAAATCTTGGAAGGCTGGAGGAAAAAATAA
- a CDS encoding NAD-dependent epimerase/dehydratase family protein has translation MKLYVISGVTGMTGNELVRQILVDGSKDKVIGFDNFYASSIETVSDHIDDERFIFFEYDLNNKQQMAEIEKIVKAQKSQYDEVIYINCAAVVHTEHFYHVYETFETNVEGMNAFLQQAIRVGAHKFINCSTSEVYSMNSWNEDGGVKENDYLTMAVAEHSQRTSYATGKLLTEFFIKDAVDTGKILGCSIRFANVYSRNERFPKHIIPFIINSFKNEGKVVLLENSRKNRRTFLNNYDSCSAVLALAGTNSALDGTVYNVATDEEISIIDLARLCAKKMGIENPKIEFSGYRESDPERRLLSTRKIRERTGWKPQVDLEKGLNECIENYLAEN, from the coding sequence ATGAAACTGTATGTAATTAGTGGTGTAACAGGGATGACAGGTAATGAACTTGTGCGTCAGATTCTGGTGGATGGATCCAAGGATAAGGTGATCGGTTTTGATAATTTCTATGCATCCTCAATTGAGACGGTCAGTGACCATATTGATGACGAGCGGTTTATATTTTTTGAATATGATCTGAACAATAAACAGCAGATGGCGGAGATTGAAAAGATTGTAAAAGCACAGAAGAGCCAATATGATGAAGTAATTTATATCAATTGTGCTGCTGTTGTTCATACTGAACATTTCTATCATGTTTATGAAACCTTTGAGACCAACGTTGAAGGAATGAACGCATTTCTTCAGCAGGCCATCCGAGTCGGAGCACATAAATTTATCAACTGTTCGACTTCGGAGGTTTATTCCATGAATTCCTGGAATGAAGACGGCGGTGTGAAAGAAAACGATTATCTTACCATGGCAGTTGCAGAACATAGCCAGAGGACCAGTTATGCTACAGGTAAACTGTTGACAGAGTTTTTCATCAAAGATGCGGTGGATACCGGAAAGATTCTGGGCTGCTCTATCCGCTTTGCAAATGTTTATAGCCGGAATGAAAGATTTCCCAAACATATTATTCCTTTCATTATTAACAGCTTTAAAAATGAAGGGAAAGTAGTTCTGCTTGAAAACAGCAGAAAGAACCGCAGGACTTTTCTAAATAATTATGATAGCTGTAGTGCCGTCCTTGCTCTGGCAGGAACGAACAGTGCATTGGACGGGACAGTTTATAATGTGGCTACGGATGAGGAGATTTCCATTATTGATCTGGCACGGCTGTGTGCAAAGAAGATGGGAATAGAAAATCCGAAGATTGAATTCAGCGGTTATCGGGAATCTGATCCGGAAAGAAGGTTGCTGTCTACCAGGAAGATTCGTGAGAGAACGGGCTGGAAACCTCAGGTTGATCTGGAGAAGGGTCTGAATGAATGCATTGAAAACTATCTGGCGGAGAACTGA